In one window of Eggerthella guodeyinii DNA:
- a CDS encoding DUF6724 family protein, with protein MDFGEIYHFLFETYAGIGCLVGLALVISLIACVIMERRTRKTFTNHEPDEDDWSFFDDDEDDK; from the coding sequence ATGGATTTCGGTGAGATCTACCATTTTCTTTTTGAAACCTACGCCGGCATCGGGTGCCTGGTGGGTTTGGCTTTGGTCATCAGCCTGATCGCCTGCGTCATCATGGAGCGTCGTACGCGCAAAACATTCACGAACCATGAGCCTGACGAGGACGATTGGTCTTTTTTCGACGACGACGAAGACGACAAGTAA
- a CDS encoding PAS domain-containing hybrid sensor histidine kinase/response regulator yields the protein MLGLTSYIDKKLNQSAEQQVVTFTEQAAASVADRMFMSQNAIGAFTVQTADPELIVPALKNFEERNGFECAGFADMDGNGIRSDGSAFSVSDLPEPETALSEGRASYSGTFANEDGVRVRLAQTPLYIGDEQVGALYVQVPLSLFSMARQLDMFDGRGYFMLFEGSTGEVLVPPTDETKTPVSIGTSLYDFLNEASRYQDTTAITDAAVSTEAALQLMQSRSQSDLSTLRDVVENRQTGLLTATVDGKASYVCVAPVGEGYWYVCNVVPVENVRAEAAVVTTTFEAVFAIIFACLVAVGLLVFGAYRRRLREQNIAMLTQLYEALSDSIDMAVNLYSPADGTVTPIVAKAERIIGYRLDAFLKNERLAATIDLSPEGVALFDRIRSDETKGFEQGEFSFRSKQTGKESWASYSVKQLTFEGKPQLLVVMRDVTADKEIQLSMKDAMDVAEAANAAKSEFLSRMSHEIRTPMNVIIGMLQIAQGSVDDHEKVAVSLDKIGAASDHLLGLINDVLDISKIENGKMTLASEPFRLSDLLSHVTAAIRMQCEQRDQEFTVKVPPCADAVYVGDAVRLKQLLLNLLTNAVKYTPCGGRVRFETMVSKGAAMGYRQVRFIVSDNGIGMSEEFKARIFEPFSMEGRSREQGTGLGMPIVKNIVTMMAGDIVVESTKGQGTTFTVTFNLRIALEAERIVFEEEEGVEPEDVQPEVLSAAAAAAQLHARGRRGDRASRPVSAYAAPLPGAPRALDRTEFEGLRVLLAEDNDLNAEIACELLSEAGLVVDRAEDGAEALAAFEASPAGHFDAILMDVQMPNMNGYEATRRIRALDREDARVIPIIAMSANAFAEDVNASLASGMDAHLSKPIDMRRVLATIIKYVRKRYGG from the coding sequence GTGCTCGGACTGACATCCTACATCGACAAAAAGCTCAATCAGAGCGCCGAGCAGCAGGTGGTCACATTCACCGAGCAAGCTGCGGCGAGCGTTGCTGATCGCATGTTCATGTCGCAGAACGCCATCGGCGCCTTCACCGTGCAGACGGCCGACCCCGAGCTGATCGTGCCGGCCCTCAAGAATTTCGAGGAACGCAACGGCTTCGAGTGCGCCGGCTTCGCCGACATGGACGGCAACGGAATCCGCTCGGACGGCTCGGCGTTCTCGGTCAGCGATCTGCCGGAACCCGAGACCGCGCTCTCCGAGGGCCGCGCCTCGTACTCGGGCACGTTCGCCAACGAGGACGGCGTGCGGGTGCGCCTGGCCCAAACGCCGCTGTACATCGGCGACGAGCAGGTGGGCGCGCTGTACGTGCAGGTGCCGCTCAGCCTGTTCTCCATGGCTCGCCAGCTGGACATGTTCGACGGCCGCGGCTACTTCATGCTGTTCGAGGGCTCCACCGGCGAGGTGCTGGTCCCGCCCACGGACGAGACGAAAACGCCGGTGTCCATCGGCACGTCGCTGTACGATTTCCTCAACGAGGCGTCGCGCTACCAGGACACCACGGCCATCACCGACGCTGCCGTCTCCACCGAGGCCGCCCTCCAGCTCATGCAATCGCGCTCGCAAAGCGACCTGTCCACGCTGCGCGATGTGGTGGAGAACAGGCAGACGGGGCTGCTCACGGCCACGGTGGACGGCAAGGCCAGCTACGTGTGCGTGGCACCGGTTGGGGAAGGGTACTGGTACGTATGCAACGTGGTGCCCGTCGAGAACGTGCGCGCCGAGGCGGCCGTGGTCACCACCACGTTCGAAGCGGTGTTCGCCATCATCTTCGCCTGCCTCGTGGCCGTGGGCCTGCTGGTGTTCGGCGCGTACCGTCGTCGGCTGCGCGAGCAGAACATCGCCATGCTCACGCAGCTGTACGAGGCGCTGTCCGACAGCATCGACATGGCGGTGAACCTGTACTCGCCCGCGGACGGAACCGTCACGCCCATCGTGGCGAAGGCGGAGCGCATCATCGGCTACCGCCTGGACGCCTTCCTGAAAAACGAGCGTCTGGCGGCCACCATCGACCTTTCTCCCGAAGGCGTGGCCCTGTTCGACCGCATCCGGTCGGACGAAACCAAGGGCTTCGAGCAAGGCGAGTTCTCGTTCCGCAGCAAGCAGACCGGCAAGGAAAGCTGGGCCTCCTACTCCGTCAAGCAGCTCACGTTCGAGGGGAAGCCGCAGCTGCTCGTGGTCATGCGCGACGTGACGGCTGACAAGGAGATCCAGCTGTCCATGAAGGACGCGATGGACGTCGCCGAGGCCGCTAACGCCGCTAAGTCCGAATTCCTCTCGCGCATGAGCCACGAGATTCGCACGCCGATGAACGTGATCATCGGCATGCTGCAAATCGCCCAGGGCAGCGTGGACGACCACGAGAAGGTGGCGGTGAGCCTCGACAAAATCGGCGCGGCTTCGGACCACCTGCTGGGGCTCATCAACGACGTGCTGGACATCTCGAAAATCGAGAACGGAAAGATGACCCTGGCCAGCGAGCCGTTCCGCCTGAGCGATCTGTTGTCGCACGTGACCGCCGCCATCCGCATGCAATGCGAGCAACGCGATCAGGAGTTCACCGTGAAGGTGCCCCCGTGCGCCGACGCCGTGTACGTGGGCGACGCGGTGCGCCTGAAGCAGCTGCTGCTGAACCTGTTGACGAACGCGGTGAAGTACACGCCCTGCGGCGGCCGCGTCCGGTTCGAGACGATGGTGTCGAAGGGCGCCGCTATGGGGTATCGCCAGGTCAGATTTATCGTGTCCGACAACGGCATCGGCATGTCCGAGGAGTTCAAGGCGCGCATCTTCGAGCCGTTCAGCATGGAGGGCCGTTCGCGCGAGCAGGGCACGGGCCTCGGCATGCCCATCGTGAAGAACATCGTCACCATGATGGCGGGCGATATCGTCGTCGAGTCGACGAAGGGGCAGGGCACCACGTTCACCGTGACGTTCAACCTGCGCATCGCGTTGGAGGCCGAGCGCATCGTGTTCGAGGAAGAGGAGGGCGTCGAGCCGGAGGACGTGCAGCCAGAGGTGCTGAGCGCGGCGGCTGCGGCGGCCCAGCTGCACGCCCGCGGCCGGCGCGGCGATCGCGCGTCGCGTCCCGTGTCGGCCTACGCGGCGCCCCTGCCGGGCGCGCCGCGTGCCCTCGACCGCACCGAGTTCGAGGGGCTGCGCGTGCTGCTGGCCGAGGACAACGACCTGAACGCCGAGATCGCTTGCGAGCTGCTGTCGGAAGCGGGGCTCGTGGTGGACCGCGCCGAGGACGGTGCCGAGGCGCTCGCCGCGTTCGAGGCGTCGCCGGCGGGCCACTTCGACGCGATCCTCATGGACGTGCAGATGCCGAACATGAACGGCTACGAGGCCACGCGGCGCATCCGCGCGCTCGACCGCGAGGACGCGCGCGTCATCCCCATCATCGCCATGTCGGCCAACGCGTTCGCCGAGGACGTGAACGCCTCGCTGGCCAGCGGCATGGACGCGCACCTGTCGAAGCCCATCGACATGCGCCGCGTGCTGGCCACCATCATCAAGTACGTCCGGAAGCGCTACGGAGGGTAG
- a CDS encoding acetamidase/formamidase family protein, with product MQELDDGRVLFAFARDAEPALTVASGETVRIRTQDCFGNQVQTPEDELDEINWDRINPATGPVFVEGAVPGGALKVVIENIELDAQTASCTGKDEGVCGDRFDAWSTHLCAIDGDKLVWNDKLSIPLNPMIGVIGVAPAGEPVNCGTPGSHGGNMDNTAITTGATLYFPVAVEGALFGCGDMHAAMGDGEVSVSGAEVAGYATVTLTALPDLHLVDPLIENATHFGVIASAETLDAAADRAVHEMVDLLHDRTGVDEAELVMLLSLVADVQVCQMVDPEKTVRFMVPKHVLEALGFEL from the coding sequence ATGCAGGAACTTGATGACGGGCGCGTGCTGTTCGCGTTCGCGCGCGATGCGGAGCCGGCGCTGACGGTGGCATCGGGCGAGACGGTGCGCATCCGCACGCAGGATTGCTTCGGCAACCAGGTGCAGACGCCCGAGGACGAGCTGGACGAGATCAACTGGGATCGCATCAACCCGGCCACCGGCCCCGTGTTCGTCGAGGGCGCGGTGCCCGGCGGCGCGCTCAAGGTGGTCATCGAGAACATCGAGCTCGATGCGCAAACCGCGTCGTGCACGGGCAAGGACGAGGGCGTGTGCGGCGACCGCTTCGACGCGTGGAGCACGCACCTGTGCGCCATCGACGGCGACAAGCTGGTGTGGAACGACAAGCTGTCCATCCCGCTCAACCCCATGATCGGCGTGATCGGCGTGGCGCCGGCCGGCGAGCCGGTGAACTGCGGAACGCCCGGCAGCCACGGCGGCAACATGGACAACACCGCCATCACCACGGGCGCGACGCTGTACTTCCCCGTGGCGGTTGAGGGCGCGCTGTTCGGCTGCGGCGACATGCACGCCGCCATGGGCGACGGCGAGGTGAGCGTGTCGGGCGCCGAGGTTGCCGGCTACGCCACGGTGACCCTGACCGCGCTGCCCGACCTGCACCTGGTCGACCCCCTCATCGAGAACGCCACGCATTTCGGCGTCATCGCGTCGGCCGAGACGCTCGACGCCGCTGCCGACCGCGCGGTGCACGAGATGGTGGACCTGCTGCACGATCGCACCGGCGTCGACGAGGCCGAGCTGGTCATGCTGCTGTCGCTCGTGGCCGACGTGCAAGTCTGCCAAATGGTCGACCCCGAGAAAACCGTCCGCTTCATGGTGCCGAAGCACGTCCTGGAGGCGCTGGGGTTCGAGCTGTAG
- a CDS encoding NADPH:quinone reductase, which translates to MSDANMKAIVVEQFGGPEVLRVRERPMPQPAAGEVRVRLAAVGVNPVETYIRAGAYGALPALPYVPGNDGAGVVDAVGENVEGVQVGERVFVAATRAKRNTGTYADYVVCDAAAVGHLPQGVSLEQGAGIGTPGLAAGDALFVRARVRPGETVLVHGASGGVGTLAVQLAQRIGCTVYGTAGDERGRALVEQLGAARAFDHHADGYLDAILDATDGCGVDVVLDMAAHANLMKDVRVTAIRGRIVVVGSRGSLEFDPRGLMGNDLDVRGMNVNNLRPDELNLVMHALEAALDGGLRVAVARTFPLAEAAEAHRAVGERGKDGKIVLIAGLSEEVDEEGRGA; encoded by the coding sequence ATGAGCGATGCGAACATGAAGGCCATCGTCGTCGAGCAGTTCGGCGGCCCCGAGGTGCTGCGCGTGCGCGAGCGCCCGATGCCCCAGCCTGCGGCGGGCGAGGTGCGCGTGCGGCTTGCCGCAGTGGGCGTGAACCCCGTCGAGACGTACATCCGCGCCGGCGCGTACGGCGCGCTGCCCGCGTTGCCGTACGTCCCCGGCAACGACGGCGCGGGCGTGGTGGATGCCGTGGGCGAGAACGTCGAAGGCGTGCAGGTGGGCGAGCGCGTCTTCGTGGCTGCCACGCGCGCGAAGCGGAACACGGGCACCTATGCGGACTACGTGGTGTGCGACGCCGCCGCGGTCGGGCACCTGCCGCAGGGCGTGTCGCTCGAGCAGGGCGCGGGCATCGGCACGCCGGGGCTGGCCGCGGGCGATGCGCTGTTCGTACGCGCTCGCGTTCGACCGGGCGAAACGGTGCTCGTGCACGGCGCGAGCGGCGGCGTGGGCACGCTGGCGGTGCAGCTGGCGCAGCGCATCGGCTGCACGGTGTACGGCACGGCGGGCGACGAACGCGGCCGCGCGCTGGTCGAGCAGCTGGGCGCGGCGCGCGCGTTCGACCATCATGCGGACGGCTACCTCGACGCCATTCTCGACGCGACCGACGGCTGCGGGGTCGACGTGGTGCTCGACATGGCGGCGCACGCGAACCTCATGAAGGACGTGCGCGTGACCGCGATCCGCGGTCGCATCGTGGTGGTGGGCAGCCGCGGCTCGCTTGAGTTCGACCCGCGCGGGCTCATGGGCAACGACCTGGACGTGCGCGGCATGAACGTGAACAACCTGCGTCCCGACGAGCTCAACCTGGTCATGCATGCGCTGGAAGCGGCGCTCGACGGCGGCTTGCGCGTGGCGGTGGCTCGGACGTTCCCGCTCGCCGAGGCTGCCGAGGCGCATCGTGCGGTGGGCGAGCGCGGCAAGGACGGGAAGATCGTGCTGATCGCCGGGCTGTCCGAGGAAGTGGACGAGGAAGGGCGCGGCGCATGA
- a CDS encoding PfkB family carbohydrate kinase: MSEAETHLYQREGAYIPRVAAVHDLCGYGKCSLGVAIPVLSAAGCDVCPVPTGLFSSHTAFPGWYMHDTTEILADYLNAWKGIGVEIDAVYSGFLGAPEQVDRIRDLYAMYPNALRVVDPVMADHGKVYPTYTPELCDAMAELACGADILTPNLTEAAIILGEPIGEDWGGTDISDEEAHRLVDALVAKGAKHVVLKGIQRAGESCIRNFVGGADCETFEVHNEYLPYMLHGTGDLYASCLMAAVMAGRSLEEAVQFAGDFVHDAMLVSAEQPDFRDRGVSFEPLLGKVCELL, from the coding sequence ATGAGCGAAGCTGAAACGCACCTCTACCAGCGCGAAGGCGCGTACATCCCCCGCGTCGCCGCCGTGCACGACCTGTGCGGCTACGGCAAGTGCTCGCTGGGCGTTGCCATCCCCGTGCTGTCGGCCGCCGGCTGCGACGTGTGCCCCGTGCCGACGGGCCTGTTCTCGTCGCACACCGCCTTCCCCGGTTGGTACATGCACGACACCACCGAGATCCTGGCCGACTACCTGAACGCGTGGAAGGGCATCGGCGTGGAGATCGACGCCGTGTACTCCGGCTTCCTCGGCGCGCCCGAGCAGGTGGACCGCATCCGCGACCTGTATGCGATGTACCCGAACGCGCTGCGCGTGGTGGACCCCGTGATGGCCGACCACGGCAAGGTGTACCCCACGTACACGCCCGAGCTGTGCGACGCCATGGCCGAGCTGGCTTGCGGTGCCGACATCCTCACGCCGAACCTCACCGAAGCCGCCATCATCCTGGGCGAACCTATCGGCGAGGACTGGGGCGGCACCGACATCTCCGACGAGGAGGCGCACCGCCTGGTGGACGCCCTTGTCGCGAAGGGCGCGAAGCACGTGGTGCTCAAGGGCATCCAACGCGCGGGCGAGTCGTGCATCCGCAACTTCGTGGGCGGTGCCGACTGCGAGACGTTCGAGGTGCACAACGAGTACCTACCCTACATGCTGCACGGCACGGGCGACCTGTACGCGTCGTGCCTGATGGCCGCCGTCATGGCCGGTCGCTCGCTGGAAGAGGCCGTGCAGTTCGCCGGCGACTTCGTGCACGACGCCATGCTGGTGAGCGCCGAGCAGCCCGACTTCCGCGACCGCGGCGTCAGCTTCGAGCCCCTGCTGGGAAAGGTGTGCGAGCTGCTGTAA
- a CDS encoding metallophosphoesterase, whose product MIYLTGDTHGSYRHIRAFAREHDAGPGDVLVCLGDTGFDYYGDERDAQVKDKAASMGFTLLCIRGNHDRNPASLPSYHLIPWRGGEVYCDDRWPSILFARDGSVFDLDGRATVAIGGAYSVDKAYRLAKGYAWFPDEQLTADEQRAVEAALAHRDWRVDTVLSHTCPASFVPQEALLAGVDQSTVDTAMEDWLQTVEDRLDYRRWFCGHFHIEKQEANLRFVYHDILEF is encoded by the coding sequence ATGATCTACCTCACGGGCGACACCCACGGCAGCTACCGGCACATCCGCGCGTTCGCGCGCGAGCACGATGCGGGCCCCGGCGACGTGCTCGTCTGCCTGGGCGATACGGGCTTCGACTACTACGGCGACGAGCGGGACGCGCAGGTGAAGGACAAAGCCGCGAGCATGGGCTTCACGCTGCTGTGCATCCGCGGCAATCACGATCGCAACCCGGCCTCGCTGCCCAGCTACCATCTGATCCCCTGGCGCGGCGGCGAAGTGTACTGCGACGACCGCTGGCCCAGCATCCTGTTCGCGCGCGACGGCAGCGTGTTCGACCTCGACGGCCGCGCCACCGTCGCCATCGGCGGTGCCTATAGCGTGGACAAAGCGTATCGCCTGGCCAAAGGGTACGCGTGGTTCCCCGACGAGCAGCTTACCGCCGACGAGCAGCGCGCCGTCGAAGCGGCTCTCGCTCACCGCGACTGGCGCGTCGATACCGTGCTCTCGCACACCTGCCCCGCCTCGTTCGTGCCGCAGGAGGCGCTCCTCGCCGGCGTCGACCAAAGCACGGTGGACACCGCGATGGAGGACTGGCTCCAGACCGTCGAAGATCGCCTCGACTACCGCCGCTGGTTCTGCGGCCACTTCCACATCGAGAAGCAGGAAGCCAACCTCCGCTTCGTCTACCACGACATCCTGGAGTTCTAG
- the serS gene encoding serine--tRNA ligase codes for MLDIKFVRDNQEAVAEAMKNRHASWDASRFSELDETRRAAIAKEEALQAERNATSKLIGQMMAAGQQDEAEAAKERVRAINDELAVIGKDREAADEALRELLLGTPNMPAGSTPVGDDEDDNPEVRRWGTPRDFAAEGFEMKPHWDLGPELGIIDFERAVKLAASRFILLGGLGARLERALINFMADTHASRGYKEWWCPAMANAETLTGTGQLPKFEEDLFHTTEGLYLIPTAEVQLTNIHAGEMLDAGQLPLKYCAFTPCFREEAGSAGRDTRGLIRVHQFDKVEMVKYAKPEESYDDLEAMVADAENILQLLGLPYRVISLCTGDIGFSAAKTYDLEVWLPSYNGYKEISSCSNCTDFQARRANIKYRDPENFKGSRYVHTLNGSGLAVGRTMAAVIENYQQPDGTIKVPDVLVPYMGGVEVIAPE; via the coding sequence ATGCTCGACATCAAATTTGTCCGCGACAACCAAGAAGCCGTCGCCGAGGCGATGAAGAACCGCCATGCTTCGTGGGACGCGTCGCGCTTCTCCGAGCTCGATGAGACCCGTCGCGCCGCCATCGCGAAGGAAGAGGCGCTGCAGGCCGAGCGCAACGCCACGTCGAAGTTGATCGGCCAGATGATGGCCGCCGGCCAGCAGGACGAGGCCGAAGCCGCCAAGGAGCGCGTGCGCGCCATCAACGACGAGCTGGCCGTCATCGGCAAGGATCGCGAAGCGGCCGACGAGGCCCTGCGCGAGCTGCTGCTGGGCACACCGAACATGCCGGCCGGCTCCACGCCCGTGGGCGACGACGAGGACGACAACCCCGAGGTGCGCCGCTGGGGCACGCCTCGCGATTTTGCCGCCGAGGGCTTCGAGATGAAGCCGCACTGGGACCTGGGCCCCGAGCTGGGCATCATCGACTTCGAGCGCGCGGTGAAGCTGGCCGCGAGCCGCTTCATCCTGTTGGGCGGCCTCGGCGCTCGCCTGGAGCGCGCCCTCATCAACTTCATGGCCGACACGCACGCATCGCGCGGCTACAAGGAATGGTGGTGCCCGGCCATGGCCAACGCCGAGACGCTCACCGGCACGGGCCAGCTGCCGAAGTTCGAGGAGGACCTGTTCCACACCACCGAGGGCCTGTACCTCATCCCCACGGCCGAGGTGCAGCTGACGAACATCCACGCGGGCGAGATGCTTGACGCCGGCCAGCTGCCGCTCAAGTACTGCGCGTTCACGCCGTGCTTCCGCGAGGAGGCGGGCAGCGCCGGCCGCGACACGCGCGGGCTCATCCGCGTGCACCAGTTCGACAAGGTGGAGATGGTGAAGTACGCCAAGCCCGAGGAGAGCTACGACGATCTGGAGGCCATGGTGGCCGATGCCGAGAACATCCTGCAGCTGCTGGGCCTGCCGTACCGCGTGATCAGCCTGTGCACGGGCGACATCGGGTTCTCGGCCGCCAAGACGTACGACCTCGAGGTGTGGCTGCCGTCGTACAACGGCTACAAGGAGATCTCGTCCTGCTCGAACTGCACGGACTTCCAGGCGCGCCGCGCGAACATCAAGTACCGCGACCCCGAGAACTTCAAGGGCTCGCGCTACGTGCACACGCTGAACGGCTCCGGCCTGGCGGTGGGCCGCACGATGGCCGCCGTCATCGAGAACTACCAGCAGCCCGACGGCACCATCAAGGTGCCCGACGTGCTGGTGCCTTACATGGGCGGCGTCGAGGTCATCGCGCCCGAGTAG
- a CDS encoding cyanophycin synthetase family protein — protein sequence MSACDTAPLAIERLTVRADRLVCDVALAPGTPHRTSPLLMERVCAAHPHVPRHACVNDEGDTFAAVMNGTSLPHLLEHLVIDLQTQAAAQRDAVFVGTTEWTDERAGRARIEVSFIDDLVALRAFRDAIAFLNAAVVR from the coding sequence GTGAGCGCCTGCGACACAGCCCCGCTCGCCATCGAGCGCCTCACCGTGCGCGCCGACCGCCTCGTGTGCGACGTAGCGCTGGCGCCCGGCACGCCGCACCGCACTTCTCCGCTGCTCATGGAGCGCGTATGCGCCGCGCATCCGCACGTGCCGCGCCATGCCTGCGTGAACGACGAGGGCGACACCTTCGCCGCGGTCATGAACGGCACGTCGCTGCCGCACCTGTTGGAGCACCTGGTCATCGACCTGCAAACGCAGGCCGCAGCCCAGCGGGACGCCGTGTTCGTGGGCACCACCGAGTGGACGGACGAGCGCGCGGGCCGCGCGCGCATCGAGGTGAGCTTCATCGATGATCTGGTCGCTTTGCGCGCTTTTCGCGATGCGATTGCGTTTCTCAACGCCGCGGTGGTACGCTGA
- a CDS encoding PLP-dependent aminotransferase family protein — protein sequence MTSAHLTFDQTGEKIAERVTKMRSSAVRDLFAAASNPAIISLSGGMPDVSLLPQAAIRTATHAACDDERAVALQYGSTDGRAETKRVFCDLMRDIGVRAKPENVMITSGAQEALDLIAKTFVNPGDIVLAEGPTYLGALQAFSAYEPDIRCIPFDDEGMRMDLLEAELQRIGAGNPQLKFLYTIPNFQNPGGVTMAPARRKRLLELSDEYGFMVVEDDPYGRLRYDGGHVLPLKALSDDVIYLGTVSKVFAPGLRTGWIVAPKHVLAKINLVKQGTDLCGSAFNQVVVEHYFTDTPWQKTLQTFVETYRERRDAMLAALEEHFPPEATWTRPEGGFFVWVTLPGYVDTGSMLSAALDRGVTYTPGDGFFPDGTSGKNSMRIAFCYESPENIAEAVRRLAAVIEERLGLYRAFLEAGAIKPE from the coding sequence ATGACTTCGGCTCACCTGACATTCGACCAGACGGGCGAGAAAATCGCCGAACGCGTCACGAAGATGCGGTCCTCCGCCGTGCGCGACCTGTTCGCCGCGGCGTCGAACCCCGCCATCATCTCGCTGTCCGGCGGCATGCCCGACGTATCGCTGCTTCCTCAAGCCGCCATTCGCACGGCCACGCACGCGGCCTGCGACGACGAGCGCGCGGTGGCGTTGCAGTACGGCTCCACCGACGGTCGTGCGGAGACGAAGCGCGTGTTCTGCGACCTCATGCGCGACATCGGCGTGCGCGCCAAGCCCGAGAACGTCATGATCACCTCGGGCGCGCAGGAAGCGCTCGACCTCATCGCCAAGACGTTCGTGAACCCGGGCGACATCGTCCTGGCCGAAGGCCCCACGTACCTGGGAGCGTTGCAGGCGTTCAGCGCCTACGAGCCCGATATCCGCTGCATCCCGTTCGACGACGAGGGTATGCGGATGGACCTCCTGGAGGCTGAGTTGCAGCGCATCGGCGCGGGCAACCCGCAGCTCAAGTTCCTCTACACCATCCCGAACTTCCAGAACCCCGGCGGCGTGACCATGGCGCCCGCGCGGCGCAAGCGCCTGCTGGAGCTGTCCGACGAATACGGGTTCATGGTGGTGGAAGACGATCCCTACGGGCGCCTGCGCTACGACGGCGGCCACGTGCTGCCCCTCAAGGCGCTGTCCGACGACGTCATCTACCTGGGCACCGTGTCGAAGGTGTTCGCGCCCGGCCTGCGCACCGGCTGGATTGTGGCGCCGAAGCACGTGCTGGCGAAGATCAACCTCGTCAAGCAGGGAACCGACCTGTGCGGCAGCGCGTTCAACCAGGTGGTGGTAGAGCACTACTTCACCGACACCCCGTGGCAGAAGACGCTGCAGACGTTCGTCGAGACGTACCGCGAGCGGCGCGATGCCATGCTGGCCGCGCTCGAGGAGCATTTCCCGCCCGAAGCGACGTGGACGCGTCCCGAAGGCGGCTTCTTCGTGTGGGTGACGCTTCCCGGCTACGTGGACACGGGTTCCATGCTGAGTGCGGCCCTGGACCGAGGCGTGACCTACACGCCCGGCGACGGCTTCTTCCCCGACGGCACCAGCGGCAAGAACAGCATGCGCATCGCGTTCTGCTACGAAAGCCCCGAGAACATCGCCGAAGCGGTGCGCCGCCTCGCCGCCGTCATCGAGGAGCGCCTCGGGCTCTACCGGGCCTTCCTGGAAGCCGGAGCGATCAAACCCGAATA